The Planctomycetota bacterium region CCCCCACCCGCACCCCCTGCGACCCCACCATATCGCAGCCTATTAGTTCAGGAGAACGACCCATGACCCAAGCCTCGACCACCGCCCCCCAAGACGACAGCGCCGCGGCCGAAAACGCCCTCTACATCGGCATCGACCTCGGCACCAGCCGCTCCTCCATCGCCTCGGCCTCGGGCGTCCGTAAGACGGTCGAGTCCTACGTCGGCTGGCCCAAAGACGCCGTGTCGCTCAAGCACATGGGCGGCCAGGAGATCGTCTTCGGCAAAACCGCCCTCGATAACCGGCTGTCCCTGGACCTCTACCGCCCGCTGGCCGACGGCGTCATCCAGGACGACACCGACGGCTCGCGCAACCTCGAGGCCGCCCGCGAGCTGATCAACTACCTCGTCGAGATGGTCGAACCCGGCCGCGGCGAGCAGCTCTTCGGCGTCGTCGGCGTGCCGTCCGAAGCCTCGGGCAAAAACAAGGAAGCGATCATCGAGTGCACCAAGGGCATCCTCGATTCGGTCATGATCGTCACCGAGCCTTTCTGCGTCGCGTACGGCATGGACCGCATCTCCGACGTGCTGGTCGTCGACATCGGGGCGGGCACCACCGACCTCTGCCGGATGCACGGCACGGTGCCGAGCATGGAAGACCAGGCCTCGCTCAACATCGCCGGCGACGCCGTCGACAAAAAGCTCATGGAACTGATCAACAAGAAGTTCCCAAACGCCCAGGTCACCATCAACATGATCAAGCGGCTCAAGGAAAAGTTCGGCTACGTCCACACCGCGAAAGACACCATCGAGGCCGAGTTCCCCGTCGACGGCAAGCCGACCATGCACGACGTGACCGACGTGATCCGCGAGGCCTGTAACATCCTCGTCGACCCCATCGTCGAGTCGATCCACAAGCTCATCTCGAGCTTCGACCCCGAGTTCCAGGATAAGCTCCGCCAGAACATCATCCTCTCCGGCGGCGGCGGGCTGATGGACGGGCTCAACAAGGCGATCGAAGACAAGCTCGACCGCGTCGGCGGCGCGAGCGTCACCGTCGTCGAAGAGCCGATGTACGCCGGGGCCAACGGCGCGCTGCAGCTCGCGCTCGACATGCCCGCCAGCTACTGGCAGCAGCTCAAGTAAACGCGGCCGGCGTGCGGCCTGCCCGCGCCGCCCCACCGATCACGAAAACGCCCACGCGAAGCCGCGTGGGCGTTTTTCGTGGATCTTGCGGAATAAGGGGGGCGGCCGATTCAGGTTTCCTGCATGACCTGCTGCTGGGCCTGCGGTTGCAGCCGGGCGAGTTCCTGGCGGATCTCTTGTTCGGTCACCGGCAGGCCCGCTTCCGCGAAATCGGCCGCGACCTTACGGATCACGTCGGCGTCTCCCGGCTCTTCGAAGTCGGCCAAGACCACGGTTTTCGCGTAGGCGACCGCCTCGTCGCCTTTCCGCCCGAGCTTCTCGGCGGCCCAATCGCCGAGCAGCCGGTTTCGGCGGTTCGTGACTTTGAACCGCAGCTCGCTGTCCTGCGCCATCCGTGTTTCCATCGCCTGTTTCCGCTCGTCGTAGCCCGACATGGCAAACCTCCTTGATTTATCTCTGAAAAATGATCGGGGCGAATCTACAAAACCCCTGTTTATCATAGTACGCAAACGCGCTTCGGCCTGTTCATCGGGTGCGGCCTGAGGGTTTGGCTGGGCGATGGTACGCCGTGGGCATCATCGCGACGGAAACAAAACGGCCCCGCGGGTGAGCGCGGGGCCGGGTGGGGTTTGGTTTTTAAGCAAGCCTTTCAGCTCTTGCCGGTGGTGTCTTCGCCCAGGAGTTCGGCGACCAGCCGGCTGTCGCCGACGGTGGTGGTGATCTCTTCGGGGGATTCGGCACCGGCGGCCTCGGCGACCATCGCGGCCTGCTCGATCTCTTCTTCGACGGACAGGGCTTCCTGCGCGGGGGGCTCGGCGAGCTTGACCACGTTCATATTCTGGTACTCGCGGAAGCCGGTGCCGACCGGGATCAGGTGGCCTAGGAGCACGTTTTCCTTGAGGCCGACCAGGTCGTCGGACTTGCCGGCGAGGGCGGCTTCGGTGAGGACCTTGGTGGTTTCCTGGAACGACGCCCCGGAGAGGAACGACTCGGACTGGAGCGCGGCCTTGGTGATCCCCAGCAGCAGGATCGTCCCGGTCGCGGGGCGACATTTGCTGGCCGAGGCGGTGGCTTTGCCGTCGGCCTCGAGCTTGGCGTTGACTTCCTTGAGCTCGGCCTTGGTGACGATGGTGCCGACGACCAGCGACGAGTCGCCGGGCTCTTTCACCTTGCCGCAGCCGGCGATCTTTTCGTTCGCTTCGCGGAAGCGAAACTTATCGACGACTTCGTTGGGCAAGAGGTCGGTGTCGCCGGGGTTATCGACGCGGGTTTTACGGAGCATCTGGGCGACGATGACTTCGATGTGCTTGTCGTTGATCGGCACACCCTGGGCGCGGTAGACGTTCTGCACCTCTTCGAGCAGGTAGTTATAGAGGGCTTCTTCGCCCTTGATCCGCAGGATGTCCTGGGGGACGAGGGGGCCGTCGATGATCGGGTCGCCGGCTTCGACGTGGTCGCCGGAGTGGACGAGCAGGTGACGGTCCTGCGGGACGTGGTGATCGACTTCGAGGCCCGAATCGGACCGGACGATGACGGTCATCTTGCCCTTGCGTTTGTCGCTGCGGAGCTCGACGGTGCCGGTCATCTCAGCCATGACCGCGGCGTCCTTGGGCTTACGGGCCTCGAAGATCTCGGTGACCCGGGGGAGGCCGCCGACGATATCCGCGGAGCTGGTGGCTTCGCGGGGCTGGCGGGCGAGCATGTGGCCGGCTTCGATCTTGAGGCCTTCGGTCACGTCGATGCGGGCTTTGGCGGGGAGGTAGTGGAAGTCGAGGATGTTGCCGTTGGGGTCGTCGATGACGATCCGCGGGTGCATCTCGCCCTTGTGCTCGATGACCACGAGCTGTTCTTCGGCCTGGCCCTGGGCTTTCTCGGGGCGGACGGTCTGGCCGACGACGATGTCCTCGAACCGGACGACGCCGGCTTTCTCGGCGAGGATCGCCGAGCGGTGCGGGTCCCAGGTCACGAGGACGGTGCCCTTTTTGACTTTTTGGCCGGGGTCGGCCCGGATGTAGGCGCCGTAGGGGACTTTATACTTTTCGAGTTCACGGCCCTTGTCGTCGAGGATGGCGACTTCGCCGTTGCGCTTGAGTGCGACCAGGACGTCGTGGCCCTCGTCGTCCTGGACGGGGACCTCGTTACAGTCGCGGAGCTCGACGACGCCGGCGTTGGCGGCGCGGTGCGAGGTATCGACCAGGCTGGTGGTGGCGACGCCGCCGGTGTGGAAGGTCCGCATGGTGAGCTGCGTGCCGGGCTCGCCGATGGACTGGGCCCCGATGATGCCGACGGCGAGGCCGGGCTCGACGAGCTTGCCGGTGGAGAGATCCATGCCGTAGTCGAGCACGGAGATGCCGGTGCGGCTTTCGGTGGTGAGCGGCGAGCGGACGACGACGGTGTCGATGCCCAGGTCTTCGATCTTGCGGGCGGCCTCCATCGTGATCAGTTCGTTTTCTTTGACGATGATCTCGTCGGTGATGGGGTTGGCGATGGTTTCGCGGGCGACGCGGCCGAAGATCCGGTCGCGGAGCGGCACGTCGACTTCTTCGCCTTTGTAGATCGCCCGCTTGGCGATGCCGCGTTTGCTGCCGCAGTCGTATTCGCCGATGAACTGGTTCTGGGCGACGTCGCAGAGCTTGCGGGTGAGGTAGCCGGAGTCGGCGGTCTTGAGCGCGGTGTCGGCCAAGCCCTTACGGGCACCGTGGGTCGAGGAGAAGTATTCGAGGACCCGCATGCCTTCGCGGGCGTTGGCCTTGATGGGGGTCTCGATGATCTCGCCCGAGGGCTTCTGCATGAGGCCCCGCATGCCGGCGAGCTGCTGGATCTGGGACTGGTTGCCCCGGGCGCCCGAGGCGTCGGCGGACATGATGTGGACGGGGTTGATGTAGAGTTCGCCGTCGGCCGACTCGGTGGGCAGCTCGTTGCCCTCGGCGTCGCGGCGGTCGGACTTGAGCTCTTTGAGCAGCTCCTTGGTGACCTCTTCGCGGCAGTGGGTCCAGAGGTCGAGCAGCTGGTTGTAGCGTTCGCGGTCGGTGATCGCGCCGGAGTCGTAGGCTTTTTCGACGCGGTCGACTTTTTTCTGGGTCGCGGCGATCAGGTCGTGCTTCTTGGCGGGGATGCGGAGGTCGGTGATGCCGAAGGACAGACCGGACGTGGTCGACCGCTTGAAGCCGACGGCCTTCATGTTGTCGAGCAGCGCGA contains the following coding sequences:
- the mamK gene encoding MamK family actin-like protein is translated as MTQASTTAPQDDSAAAENALYIGIDLGTSRSSIASASGVRKTVESYVGWPKDAVSLKHMGGQEIVFGKTALDNRLSLDLYRPLADGVIQDDTDGSRNLEAARELINYLVEMVEPGRGEQLFGVVGVPSEASGKNKEAIIECTKGILDSVMIVTEPFCVAYGMDRISDVLVVDIGAGTTDLCRMHGTVPSMEDQASLNIAGDAVDKKLMELINKKFPNAQVTINMIKRLKEKFGYVHTAKDTIEAEFPVDGKPTMHDVTDVIREACNILVDPIVESIHKLISSFDPEFQDKLRQNIILSGGGGLMDGLNKAIEDKLDRVGGASVTVVEEPMYAGANGALQLALDMPASYWQQLK
- a CDS encoding DUF1476 domain-containing protein: MSGYDERKQAMETRMAQDSELRFKVTNRRNRLLGDWAAEKLGRKGDEAVAYAKTVVLADFEEPGDADVIRKVAADFAEAGLPVTEQEIRQELARLQPQAQQQVMQET
- the rpoC gene encoding DNA-directed RNA polymerase subunit beta' encodes the protein MAEQLYDRVNDYSSVKINLASPNDIRSWSFGEVKKPETINYRTYRPEKDGLFCERIFGPERDYECACGKYKGTKFKGIICDRCGVKVTHSRVRRKRMGHINLAAPIIHIWFFKAIPSHLGNLLGMKTSDLEKVIYFQDYVVTDPGDTPLKDKQVLTEDEYRQAIAEYGSGFVAMMGAEAAKELLETIDLNALQAELRADLKATKSKQKTKDLSKRLKIVEQIRGSENDPTWMVMDVVPVIPPDLRPLVLLESGNFATSDLNDLYRRIINRNNRLKKLMDLNAPEVIIRNEKRMLQQSVDALFDNGRCRRPVLGSSNRPLKSLTDMIKGKQGRFRENLLGKRVDYSARSVIVVGPELKLHQCGLPKKIALELFQPFIIRKLKEHGLVDTIKSAKKMLERRDPEVWDILEEVIYQHPVMLNRAPTLHRMGIQAFEPVLVEGNAIKIHPLVCGGFNADFDGDQMAVHLPLSVEAQAETSVLMLSPHNIFSPANGDPIISPSQDILLGVYYTTMLRGMPSEEIANELVTRSGELSDDQLAEMRKYKEFKDSTEAMLAYDLKKIGIHEPIVVRPDPAKYHGVVNQERGDVEPLPETGRIITSVGRLLFNDILEPGMPFYNCALGKKGCSRVIDDTYQYLGRPATIALLDNMKAVGFKRSTTSGLSFGITDLRIPAKKHDLIAATQKKVDRVEKAYDSGAITDRERYNQLLDLWTHCREEVTKELLKELKSDRRDAEGNELPTESADGELYINPVHIMSADASGARGNQSQIQQLAGMRGLMQKPSGEIIETPIKANAREGMRVLEYFSSTHGARKGLADTALKTADSGYLTRKLCDVAQNQFIGEYDCGSKRGIAKRAIYKGEEVDVPLRDRIFGRVARETIANPITDEIIVKENELITMEAARKIEDLGIDTVVVRSPLTTESRTGISVLDYGMDLSTGKLVEPGLAVGIIGAQSIGEPGTQLTMRTFHTGGVATTSLVDTSHRAANAGVVELRDCNEVPVQDDEGHDVLVALKRNGEVAILDDKGRELEKYKVPYGAYIRADPGQKVKKGTVLVTWDPHRSAILAEKAGVVRFEDIVVGQTVRPEKAQGQAEEQLVVIEHKGEMHPRIVIDDPNGNILDFHYLPAKARIDVTEGLKIEAGHMLARQPREATSSADIVGGLPRVTEIFEARKPKDAAVMAEMTGTVELRSDKRKGKMTVIVRSDSGLEVDHHVPQDRHLLVHSGDHVEAGDPIIDGPLVPQDILRIKGEEALYNYLLEEVQNVYRAQGVPINDKHIEVIVAQMLRKTRVDNPGDTDLLPNEVVDKFRFREANEKIAGCGKVKEPGDSSLVVGTIVTKAELKEVNAKLEADGKATASASKCRPATGTILLLGITKAALQSESFLSGASFQETTKVLTEAALAGKSDDLVGLKENVLLGHLIPVGTGFREYQNMNVVKLAEPPAQEALSVEEEIEQAAMVAEAAGAESPEEITTTVGDSRLVAELLGEDTTGKS